The Mobula birostris isolate sMobBir1 chromosome 11, sMobBir1.hap1, whole genome shotgun sequence genome has a segment encoding these proteins:
- the LOC140205396 gene encoding probable G-protein coupled receptor 146, producing the protein MWSCIQGNLGPNGALCGDDLCQNVGLLLSVASTAYLLVCFPLGLTFNVLVLVVNLRHKLSINMPDVYFTNMAVAGLILNLVAFLQLLSPDHLLWPVWAFGREVCMGSFILFNMAALVSIYSATLLSLDCFIEQALPHTYMSSVYNTKHVCAFVWGGAALASFSSLLFYICNKISDQTHDCSQLQTKELGDAIMFFTGFLVPAVGVGCALGLILRKRQPLWLTGPHRPEPPAQRLLLATVLVQFALWLPYNLALLVSTAHFVTRAEGGGRFVNRLHFLRGACELLAYLSTCAVPILYKYLQKTFDTRLKLVIQDVRCGIKGRAGTRGDGHQQCIVTVSGAEISRQ; encoded by the coding sequence ATGTGGAGCTGCATTCAGGGGAACCTTGGACCTAATGGCGCACTGTGTGGAGACGACCTCTGCCAGAACGTTGGCCTGCTCCTGTCCGTGGCCTCGACAGCCTACCTGCTGGTCTGCTTCCCCCTGGGCCTCACCTTCAACGTCCTCGTCCTCGTCGTCAACCTTCGCCACAAGCTGTCCATCAACATGCCGGACGTCTACTTCACCAACATGGCAGTGGCTGGCTTGATACTTAACCTGGTGGCCTTCCTGCAACTCCTCAGCCCCGACCACCTGCTGTGGCCGGTGTGGGCTTTCGGCCGAGAGGTCTGCATGGGCTCCTTCATCCTCTTCAACATGGCGGCTCTGGTGAGCATCTACTCGGCCACGTTGCTGAGCctggactgcttcatcgagcaagcCTTGCCCCACACCTACATGTCCAGCGTCTACAATACCAAGCACGTCTGCGCCTTCGTCTGGGGGGGAGCGGCGCTGGCTagcttctcctccctcctcttctACATCTGCAACAAAATCTCTGACCAGACCCATGACTGCTCGCAGCTGCAGACCAAGGAGCTGGGGGACGCCATCATGTTCTTCACCGGCTTCCTGGTCCCCGCCGTGGGCGTGGGCTGCGCGCTTGGCCTCATCCTGCGGAAACGCCAGCCGCTGTGGCTGACGGGGCCCCACCGGCCGGAGCCCCCGGCCCAGAGGCTGCTGCTGGCCACGGTCCTGGTGCAGTTCGCCCTCTGGCTGCCCTACAACCTGGCGCTGCTGGTGAGCACTGCCCACTTCGTCACGCGGGCCGAGGGCGGAGGCCGCTTCGTCAACCGGCTTCACTTCCTGCGGGGCGCCTGCGAACTGCTGGCCTACCTGAGCACGTGTGCCGTGCCCATCTTGTACAAGTACCTGCAGAAGACCTTCGACACCAGGCTCAAGCTGGTCATCCAGGATGTACGGTGTGGGATAAAGGGAAGAGCTGGCACTCGGGGCGATGGGCACCAGCAATGCATCGTAACTGTCTCGGGGGCTGAAATCTCACGCCAATGA